The window AATCAGGTTTAATCCCTTGATATTGCATTTGTCCGAAGAGCATTATACATTTCTTATCTAATCCTACCTTTTCATAGCTAGACACCATTAGACTCCAAGAATCTTTTACCTGATCGCGGCATTGAATAAAAATCTTCTCAGCAAGATCCACGAGGCCAAACTTACAGTACATTGACAATAACGAAATATGTACCTTCTCATCAATCATATAATTCCTCcttataataaaactatggAGTGCCTTCCCTTCAGAGACTCTATGTGAATTAGCAAAGCCAGAAACCAAACAACTAAATGCCATTCCATCAGGATGTAAACCAGCAGCTTGCATCctcaaaaatatatcaaagcATTCAACAATGCACCCCAACCTTGAAAAGACACCCATGAGTAATGTCCATGATATTAGATCCTTATCTAAAACTTCAGAAAAAGACATGCGTGCATCCTCAACACTACCACACTTGGAATACATTGACAAAATGGCAGACTGAATCACATTTGAGGATACAATTCCTGATTTTAGAGCCAGCACGTGCAAGCACCTACCTTCAACCAAAGCACACAAGTTTCCACAAGCCTGAAAACCCCCTTCTAATGTTCGGAAATTCAGCTTCTCACTATTGCCACCAGTTCTATGCATCTCACAAAGACAGTGAAAACCTTTCTCACTCTCGCCATTCTGCACGTGCCCTATCACAAGTGCAGTCCAAACAACCACATCTTTAACAGTAGTTTCATCAAACATAAGAGATGCATAGTCCATAGTTCCACATTTCGAATACATATACACGAATGAAGCACCAACAGCAGAGTTTCCATCGAAAAGATTCAGTTTTGAGATTAATCCATGAAATTTCATGCCAATAGAAAGCGATTGGAGTTCAGCACAAGCAGAAACAACCATTGGTATGGTAAATTGGGTAGGCAAAATGCCAGCAAACCTCATCTTGGAGAAGAAGTTAATAGCTTGCACATGGTCCCCATTAGAAAAATGGGCTTTGATGATGGAGTTCCAAAGAAAGTGGTCTGTAAAAGTGAGGGAATCAAATACTTTGGTAGAATTATGGGGCTGCTTGAGGGACGCATAATATGCTATTAGCTTTGATGCGATAAATTTATTGTGTGCGTTACCGGTTGTTATGATAGCGGCATGAGCAGATAGAAGGGTCTTGTGGTCCAAGTAATCGGTAGTAAGGAAAGAGTCAATGTGTTTGGTAAGGTAACTCGATAGCGAATCGACAATCGAATTAGATGAATGGAGATGTTTGTGGAGCTTCGGGAGTGTGAATACAAACATTGAGTGTGGGAGGAGCTTCGGGACAACCGCGAGGCTGTATGGAAGGAAGAAGGAGCTGTGCGATGGAGGCGTAGGCCGCATCTGGGGTtgaggagtattaatttataatttggtGGGCTTTTTGgtacttataaaattatgtgaattttagagaaaaaaaattaaaaatagggagaaaatgaatataatttattgggaagtgagaaaatatatatacttttatttaattttgattttttaaattaaattcgatttttttaaaaaaaaattgaaaatgctaaacgctatgccgttggccaatcccGTCGCGCCACGTCGCCTGCTcgctggcacggacgtgcttgatgatatatttttgagtgaactacataaacgGTACCAGATCTTTCACTTTTGCGCATAAAtagtacctgatctttattttatatcgttttttgtacctattaatcacatttttggtatctGGTGCAATTTTCAccccaaaataccctctaaacaaattcgtttttccatttgtgtcataaagggtattttgggcattgacaaaactagtaccaaaagtgatattataatacatTCTCTTGTActcctcactctttatactattattattaatcaatattaatattattattttgatgttataaatttagaattaatttatttttaatatcatttaaatatatttaattataattatagtgataattatatttaattattataataatattattgttataatagtaaaaactaatagtaattaataaataataattattgtttatattaaattaataactaatcaatatagttttaatcaaaatttaaaattgtgaattgtattcataatgataaagagttgatttatattataaatgcaattagatgtacgtataaaataaaacactaaaaagagaaaagaaaaaagaggacATAAACtaaggaagaaaaagaaagaagaaaggaagataaaatactaaaaagattgaagaaaaaagaaagaagaaaaaactaaagaagaaaaaaagaaataagaaaggaagaaaaaaaattacatatttggttctatttaattaaaatttccgAAAACATCcttcataacaaaaaaatcacttgGTACGCaaggttatttttgtcatgggataccaaaaacgatataaaataaagatcggtatcatttatgtgcgaaagtgaaagattagGTACCGTTTATGTAGTTCgctctatattttttatatcacaAAACGCGACGTTTTTTTTgtcatgattttaaaaattcaaaatataaattacattacgaagaccaaaaaggaaaagagaatatttaagaatttaattaaatacgtATTTCTTATAATTCTGAAtaacttttataaaatagacatAGTTCAGACTTAGTGATAtgttccaaaaaaataatgaaacaattaaatataaccATACACAAAATGTAATTTGCGTTCGAAAtcgagaaataaaaaataatgaaacttGGTTAGCGTATTTAATTACGTCACATATTCACAATAGTCAATTTAAACATGTATAGctcaatttttgaaaaggtTGTATAGCTAAAATTTAGGATTGAAACTAATTGCAACCATAGAGCAATTCTAAAATAATAGCACCATAAATCATCCAAACAAATCAGAGATTTATGCATATAAGTTTGAATTCCAAACACAAATGTTGAAAAGATTTATGATATATACTCCTTTAACATAAGTAGGGAGTAGTATCTTCTCAAATGTCTAAGCGAATGAAATAATGGTTTTTATGAATAGTTTAGTGTTAATGtggtaataataaataaaaatgagtggcatAAAGGAAATAAATAGTACGTCTAACaaccatttcttttttatacaCTGTTATAAGATTTATAATCCAATTATCCTTTACATTGACAAGTTAGTATACATTTTCAACCCAATAATAACACGTTGGTgaaacattttcaatttcaagtCATTATATCAAATAAGAGGAGGCAAATTGAAATATaaccatttatatatttgaaatattacatTATATAGTATAAGACGATGTATTTGTCTAAATTGTATAAACCTCTCACTGAACAGAGATAAGCATGCCAGTTTAAGAATGATTTGTTTCCAAATTTGGACCATTCCTCCAATCTTTATACATACGATACATACAAATTTTACTTCAAAAATCACATCACTAGAGATTATTTGTTGATGTCTCTGGAAGAATAGGATATGTGCCTAATGGCTCTCCCTCTGTACAtagattaatatatatagcTGGACATGCTCAATAGCTTGATTGGATGTGGTATCTACTACATCCGGTATATAGGTTGTGGAGTCCACTTGAGATGCACGTTGAGTTTTCCCGACTTAGCTCCATCGAGAGGGATGCAATCTTTGTATTCGCCTTCCATTAGAACTCTCGTCAATGTTAAGATGCATCTTCCCATGTAATTCTGCATTAAAACCAAATGTTGCAACAAAACAAGCTTTATGATCCTTGAAAAGTCAGGTGTCAGTAGTTAATTCAACTGTAAAACTAATGACAGATGCTTGTTTTGGAAAGCACGATCGAAACTAATCACTCACAGTTGAACTATATTCGTCAAACCAGAATGAAACAGATTCTCGTTGAGATGAATCCATGTTTCCCGTCTTGCAAAAATGGGCTACTCAGTCTCTTAATCAGTATCATGTAACTTAGGTAGGTATTAGGTAAGGATACTTGATTCAGCCTCTTAAACTACATAACTTCCTTCACATGATTGGAGTTTATTTCTATGTACCTCATCCTCATTCTTCAATAACAACTTTAggatttatatgttttgttgCTAAACACTAATAAGCTTTCTGTTTTGAGCATTTTATATGAAGAACTACCGAtatctttttactttttctatgATTTACTGGTATAATGCACCAATTAATTACGAAGGAAAGAAGGTACCTTCCCAAATGTATCATGGTCCCATAATTCGAGAGTAAGCATATCGTGTAGTCCATCCTCAACAACAAAATCGAAAGTCTGATTCCAGACGGGATTCAGACATTCATCCACAACCTAGAAACACAAAGCACAGATTGTAATAATTGACAATCAGAACAACAATGGATGATCTGATCTAAGATATTCTATAAAAGACGGCATAGTGCAAAGAGGAGAAGAAAACAATTGATGATGTTTTCGGGTGAAGTACTTGACCAAAGAGCAACATACCCTGGTTTTATTTTTCGATCCTGTTTTCTTCATGGTGAGAACCACATAAGGGTCAGCCTTCCCCAACAGGTCAGCTGGCTCCAAGTCTTCGGCAGAAATGACCGTAACAGAGAGTACACCTCTTACAATCACCTCCCTTCCATTGTTGCCTTCAcctccattttcatttatattattccCACCATCTGATCCATGTTTAAATACCTTCTCCAGTGAAGTCATGGAGTATTTCTGGGCAAAGGGATTGATTAACCCATTCTGCATGCCGTTAGGGCAATACAAAAGCTCCAAGTGCACCTAGAAAAAAGAACATAACACCCAGGGATAAGATGCAGGCATGCACCAAAGTGTAAAATTAAGACAAACAAAGTTTCATACAATAAAACTGATAAATATAACTCACTAGCTTATTTAATACTAAGAGTTAAGAGAAACAAGTGCGCTGAGATATTTATTTACTGAATAGTACCATTAAAAAAGTGCATCAGTTAGATGTTTTCTCATCAACTTCCTCATCCTCATATTGATCAACTTCGTCAATTAATCATGTTGAAACTTGTTTCGTGTTCCAAATATACTTGATAATGATCTTGTCTCTTCTATAGCAACTTTTAATAACCCTCCCCTCTTataaggccttttaaggggtatCAAAGCAGGCTGAAGTTGATGATgggtttatttatttcaagtGTAGAAGTCCAATGGTTATtattccggcccacacgtgcaGGGGCACATTGAGAACTTGGCAATGATGCAGTTTATTCTATATAAGAATGGATATGTGTGGCCCATATCTAGACTCCACTAATCAATTTCAGTCCCTATTTCATGATCTCCTCCGGATCACTCTCTTCATCTGGTACAGAGGGAGCTTTATAATTATCAGTAGGATTTCATTTTAAAAGGTATTAAACCAACAATCAAGGTTTGCCATTAAAAGCCTGCCTTTGATTAACAAAGTAAGCATGTGATTTATAGTTTCAAGTTGTTCTTCTCCACTTCCCCATCTTGTCTACACACTACAATCACTAACGCTACACAGATATCTGccaattttttatgtattaaagaaaaaaaaaatcatggaaAAGATGCAGGtgaaaaatatagttaaatCTATTACCTCCCCCCTATTTTTAGTGTCTCTCTGAATCTCCAAATCTTTCACCAATTTGAGCCACACATCCTTCACCTTGCCAGGCTGAAGCTCGGATAGCTGAACTTGAGCAGCACCAATTAGTTCAGCTGCCTGAAGCCCTTCATCATCATAGATTTTTACAGTCAAATGCTGAGTTGCAAGATCTTCAATTACAAACTCAAAATGTTCATTCCAGACTGGACTCAACTGGTTGTTCTGCAGAAAAAGTGAACAAATGAACGGATACATCTCTCTGCTCTGAAGTAATGAAGGAATCATGGAgaactatatattttaagcAGATTAAGAGTCTTACAATGGTCCtgcttttcttcattttatcacGCAAAGGCCGCACATATAAAACAGCATAAGGATCAGATTTCCCTATAATGTCCTTATTTGTTAATTCCTTTGCCTGCACGAGCTTCACCTCCAATTTCCCAACAGGCTTCAGTTCAAGGTCACTAGAAACAAGAActtgaatttcaataaaagCTATTtcagacaaaaaaaataaggtGTAACTAATAATGCCACagatacataaataaataatcaaccGAGGCAGCAGTTTGTTACAAAACTACTAACCACCCCAAGTCCCCAacatatacacatatatttatacagGGTTtgtttaactaaaaatcattttttaaccTATAAAATATGAACCACTTTCAGCCCTTAGATGGTTATTATCTTAAGGACCGATTGTTTTAGATCTCCAACTTGTTATGAATTCATCATTTCCACAGCAAATTTATCATCATTCAGCAATTATTATCTAACCCTCTAGTCGTGGGTTCGAGTCCCATGGGAGGTACGAATACACTTAATAGTTCATATTtcatggagtactactttaaGTGACATATTAGGAAATAATAACAAAAGTAGTCATGAATATAAAACACAAATGTGTATCTACATCTTGGGGCGTGTGGATTTCACGATATAATTCTCGGATATACAATGAGAGAacagatatatatataggcaaaAGCAGCAAACcccaaaaatagtaataatccCAAAACTTCTAGCTTTTACACAGGGGGAGGTCCACCACTTGGCTGTCCCCGGAAGGACAAAATGGCCTCCGAAGCTTGTTAATGAGGATTGTGAATAATCCTGGGAGAACAAATTTCGTACTAACAGGTGTTACTGCTAGCTAAATAATGCATCATGACAACATTAGAATCTCCTCCCCTTGGTTGATGGTAAAATGCCTCTTATCATAATGAAATTGAACAGAAAATTTCTCAAATACGGGCTACTAAAATTGCCTTGTGTctacttttcagttttcatatatattagCCTTATTATACCTTTAAGTGTAAATAAATTTGCTTGATTGGAAAAATATCCATGTATGGATTACTTAAAGAGATACGAGGCAGGCTCTCCTCACTAATGGCACTGGCGCAGAGTGAActcttcttgttttttttccactttactctTTCAATCTCCATGATTCTTATGTTGGGCAATAGTGGTTGTTACCATGATTATGTGACTATTGTGAAAATAAAAGCAATCGAATTAGTTAATGAACATGAGACTTACCTATAATCTCCAGGCAATATAGGGATTACTTTTCGAACCGGCCATGTAATAGAATCTTCTACAGCATCTCTTATAGTACTCTGTATAAGCAAACACTCCTCAATAATCAATGTGAAAAGAATATTCAATAGATAAATCAAAAGTTGGATTTTGTGAGAGAAATAGTAAGGTTGCAATGGGTAGCTTACATATGAATATATAGGAAGGTACTAGATCTGGAAATCATCAAGCAGAATCAGGCAGTAAAAAGACCAGACTTCAGACCATAGATTATAGTAGCTATTAAAagcaaagataaaataatgaaaactgCATTTCCTTAGAATGACTTTCAATCTacgaaaaaaatatctaaacacCACTTTCTGTATGTATTCTGCATGTGCACAAAATGAATACATGTGCCAGAAAATTATATAGGCATCAAAAATCGAAAATTTACTGATCGTTAGTGCCATTGAAAATTCTACACATGCTGAAGCAGATTATCAAAGAGTAACAACAGTGGAAGAGTCATAGTAGTGAAGACTAAAGAGCTATGGCATCCAAGTAGGAAACagaattttatagtagtacaaaattaGTTGTCAACTTTGGATCCAACTATTGAATAAGATTTAACAATTCATATAAAAGTTCTCTACTTGGGCTTTCCTAAATTTCCCCATAAGTAATCATACCAATTCTTTTACATCCCTGTTAATCTCAGTTTGCCTTGCATGCAGTTCTTATATTCTGAACCAAGCCAAGCGATATGAATTAAAATGGGCTTAAAAAAATGCCAAATTAGTGCCTTATATAGTTATACTATTAAAAGCATTCACAGCCATTTAATGTCAAATCATAAATGATCAAACAAATCATGTGAAATAAAGACAAGATATACAGACCTCAATGGCATCAGAAAGGCCAGGTATCGTTGATATGTCTCCTCCCACGACTTTGAGTGTGAAATCTAGCTTTTTCTGAAAgtcaaaaatgaatttaattgagATGCTTTCaagtaaaaaatgattttaatataaatgggCAACATAATATCTTGTTGAATGTGCAATTAGTGCATGGtacaaaaacttcaaattttattaacatGACCACTAAGGTGTCATTATGGAGCATTGACAGGTCCCAAAGAAAGTAATGCTACACCTGTGCTATTTTCATGATAATAAcaattccaaaattataaagaacCAGAAACTGGATGGATAGGTACTGTACTTTGTGACGTAATGAAAAGCAAACAGCTCCAAAGCAGGGAATCTCATCCACTAACGGTCTGAAAATCAACCTGAAGACACCAGTGAACCCAATATTTTTCACCTAAATAAAGAGCAACCGTTACAAAATTAAGGACTgcagttttaataaaaaaaaatactccctccgtcccaactaagttgagacaaatctttgggcacggagacggagattaagaaatagtgttgaaaagtaggagagaggaataaaataggaaagatgagagagtaaagtagatggtggaataaagtaagagtaatttgatgttttgtgttttgttaaaagaggaaatgactcaacttagttgggacatcccaaagatgaatacgactcaacttagttgggacggagggagtactaataagCGAACATAAAATTTGGTGAAATAGCAGTATATCAAAATGTAAATGGCGCAGCTGAGTGACTACCAAATGCAATGGTATTGGGTATTTTATACTCATGCCGAATAAGGTTATGAGTGGATGCATATGCAAACATTCTTTTACACGCAAAAACACACTTGCACTATGTGCAGGCAGACTCTGATAGCTATATACTCTGATGAATTTACCATGAAGATATtgcatagtagtagtagtagtagtagtagtatttgttatTAGCAGATGAATTTATCATGAAGATTTTGGCAGATACGGCGAGAAAGAGCAAATATATCAGGCTTCCAGTTGAagccttttatatattctaCCATCTACAGAAAGAGCATACAAGGCAAGAGAAATGCTTATTGGCATTAACAAATACGAAAAATCTCTGTTAAGAGACAGAGAGCACATGCACAGGttgcacacacacaaaaaaaaagagcagTGGTTGGTTGAAACCATAGTCTCTGTAACCAGTAACCACATGCACTTCAGATTCAGAAAATCCTAAAGGTTTGGCCTTTAAATCATCAGTCACACTCCTGGGCTTATTCCAACAACAATGGacaaataaaattctaaagaCAGAGAAATGTCAACAAGATACCTGCACGGGAAGAGCAACGCCAAGATAAGTCTTGATATCAAGTACTATATTGGGGTTACCATCCCACTGCATTTCTAATTCCATAGTGATTCCATCAATTCCATCTTCTAGTATTGAAACTCCTG is drawn from Salvia hispanica cultivar TCC Black 2014 chromosome 6, UniMelb_Shisp_WGS_1.0, whole genome shotgun sequence and contains these coding sequences:
- the LOC125192593 gene encoding pentatricopeptide repeat-containing protein At4g39952, mitochondrial — translated: MFVFTLPKLHKHLHSSNSIVDSLSSYLTKHIDSFLTTDYLDHKTLLSAHAAIITTGNAHNKFIASKLIAYYASLKQPHNSTKVFDSLTFTDHFLWNSIIKAHFSNGDHVQAINFFSKMRFAGILPTQFTIPMVVSACAELQSLSIGMKFHGLISKLNLFDGNSAVGASFVYMYSKCGTMDYASLMFDETTVKDVVVWTALVIGHVQNGESEKGFHCLCEMHRTGGNSEKLNFRTLEGGFQACGNLCALVEGRCLHVLALKSGIVSSNVIQSAILSMYSKCGSVEDARMSFSEVLDKDLISWTLLMGVFSRLGCIVECFDIFLRMQAAGLHPDGMAFSCLVSGFANSHRVSEGKALHSFIIRRNYMIDEKVHISLLSMYCKFGLVDLAEKIFIQCRDQVKDSWSLMVSSYEKVGLDKKCIMLFGQMQYQGIKPDLSSLLSVISSCSRLGAIYFARSIHCCMMKTMMLEKVTIVNSLIKMYGKCSKLNEAERLLNHTSHDITTWNSLISSYTDNGNCLKAIALFDVMITRGLKPNKATLAVLLSACAQIASLEKGKKVHDYIIEAGFGCEVSVATSLVDMYAKCGQIDVAKEIFDSLSDRDIICWNVMISCYGMHGYGKSAVEMFQRMKESDVRPNDLTFLAVLSACVHAGLVDEGKSIFHQMKEYSIAPTLKHYACMVDLYGRSGYLDEAEALVLSMSFTPDGGIWGSLLNSCKLHNNAAMGMKIANHAIEADPENDGYYILVSDFYGSMGMWEDVGQVRKKMKDRGVRKTVGWSAA
- the LOC125196979 gene encoding synaptotagmin-5-like isoform X2, with product MSFVAGLVIGLVVGLVLIVAFVRSENARSKHRSDLAATVTSFARMTVEDSRKLLSPEYYPSWVVFSQRQKLTWLNVQLEKIWPYVNEAASELIKANVEPVLEQYRPVILASLTFSKFTLGTVAPQFTGVSILEDGIDGITMELEMQWDGNPNIVLDIKTYLGVALPVQKKLDFTLKVVGGDISTIPGLSDAIESTIRDAVEDSITWPVRKVIPILPGDYSDLELKPVGKLEVKLVQAKELTNKDIIGKSDPYAVLYVRPLRDKMKKSRTINNQLSPVWNEHFEFVIEDLATQHLTVKIYDDEGLQAAELIGAAQVQLSELQPGKVKDVWLKLVKDLEIQRDTKNRGEVHLELLYCPNGMQNGLINPFAQKYSMTSLEKVFKHGSDGGNNINENGGEGNNGREVIVRGVLSVTVISAEDLEPADLLGKADPYVVLTMKKTGSKNKTRVVDECLNPVWNQTFDFVVEDGLHDMLTLELWDHDTFGKNYMGRCILTLTRVLMEGEYKDCIPLDGAKSGKLNVHLKWTPQPIYRM
- the LOC125196979 gene encoding synaptotagmin-5-like isoform X1 is translated as MSFVAGLVIGLVVGLVLIVAFVRSENARSKHRSDLAATVTSFARMTVEDSRKLLSPEYYPSWVVFSQRQKLTWLNVQLEKIWPYVNEAASELIKANVEPVLEQYRPVILASLTFSKFTLGTVAPQFTGVSILEDGIDGITMELEMQWDGNPNIVLDIKTYLGVALPVQVKNIGFTGVFRLIFRPLVDEIPCFGAVCFSLRHKKKLDFTLKVVGGDISTIPGLSDAIESTIRDAVEDSITWPVRKVIPILPGDYSDLELKPVGKLEVKLVQAKELTNKDIIGKSDPYAVLYVRPLRDKMKKSRTINNQLSPVWNEHFEFVIEDLATQHLTVKIYDDEGLQAAELIGAAQVQLSELQPGKVKDVWLKLVKDLEIQRDTKNRGEVHLELLYCPNGMQNGLINPFAQKYSMTSLEKVFKHGSDGGNNINENGGEGNNGREVIVRGVLSVTVISAEDLEPADLLGKADPYVVLTMKKTGSKNKTRVVDECLNPVWNQTFDFVVEDGLHDMLTLELWDHDTFGKNYMGRCILTLTRVLMEGEYKDCIPLDGAKSGKLNVHLKWTPQPIYRM